Proteins encoded in a region of the Pseudomonas denitrificans (nom. rej.) genome:
- a CDS encoding MalM family protein, whose protein sequence is MSRLTLLISCVAAVGVASASAQAASGRYLSWIDDSGQVHNTFVDANYAQQQRQADKRIDQSDRARLIDLSATQWPGARPAGESKRRYFTWVDAQGNLQNSFYAAGQVAPGRADYVLPNGEHSSEYIDAESYEDRGFVRSENGNPYFTWVDDKGQVRNSPITAEQRGAMFRRGEQGGGTIAFTEGRQIDLKGRPNNLPGLDGMGEQTDAMKALLKGSGKTLDDLYVDLQRRCCDQMGDGDFTELSVEEPRYEELNKFSPSFDFPMGKSYFVAMKLPSSQHVYGLRVRSFANHQVVYPSLLFLDEQKRPTRLVSDAVYKLNPETWYRYAFIEGTIPVRANQGERYVLLLTTDEDRSLQTLDNKPYKRPLEDLAVNEAGMKVREHGDQGGFELAVVR, encoded by the coding sequence ATGAGCAGGCTGACCCTCCTGATTTCCTGCGTCGCCGCCGTCGGCGTGGCGAGCGCATCGGCGCAGGCTGCCAGCGGCCGCTACCTGTCGTGGATCGACGACAGCGGCCAGGTGCATAACACCTTCGTCGATGCCAACTACGCCCAGCAGCAGCGCCAGGCGGACAAGCGCATCGACCAGAGCGACCGCGCACGCTTGATCGACCTCAGCGCCACCCAGTGGCCGGGTGCCCGGCCGGCAGGGGAGAGCAAGCGCCGCTACTTCACCTGGGTGGACGCCCAGGGCAACCTGCAGAACAGCTTCTACGCCGCCGGCCAGGTAGCACCCGGCCGCGCAGATTACGTGCTGCCCAACGGTGAGCATTCTTCCGAGTACATCGACGCCGAGTCCTACGAGGATCGCGGCTTTGTCCGCAGTGAGAACGGCAACCCGTACTTCACCTGGGTCGACGACAAGGGCCAGGTGCGCAACTCGCCGATCACGGCGGAGCAGCGCGGGGCGATGTTTCGTCGGGGCGAGCAGGGCGGCGGCACTATCGCCTTTACCGAAGGCCGGCAGATCGACCTGAAGGGGCGCCCGAACAACCTGCCGGGGCTCGACGGCATGGGCGAGCAGACTGACGCCATGAAGGCGCTGCTCAAGGGTAGTGGCAAGACCCTGGACGACCTCTATGTCGACCTGCAGCGGCGTTGCTGCGATCAGATGGGCGACGGTGACTTCACCGAGCTGTCGGTGGAAGAACCGCGCTACGAGGAGCTGAACAAGTTCTCGCCGAGCTTCGATTTCCCCATGGGCAAGAGCTACTTCGTGGCAATGAAGCTGCCCAGCTCACAACACGTCTACGGCTTGCGCGTGCGCAGCTTCGCCAACCACCAGGTGGTCTACCCGTCGCTGCTGTTCCTCGACGAGCAGAAGCGCCCGACGCGCCTGGTGAGTGACGCGGTGTACAAGCTCAATCCGGAGACCTGGTACCGCTATGCCTTCATCGAAGGGACAATCCCGGTGCGCGCCAACCAGGGTGAGCGTTACGTCCTGCTGCTCACTACCGACGAGGACCGCAGCCTGCAGACCCTCGACAACAAGCCCTACAAGCGCCCGCTGGAAGACCTGGCGGTGAACGAGGCCGGGATGAAGGTGCGCGAGCACGGTGACCAGGGTGGGTTTGAGCTGGCCGTAGTGCGCTGA
- a CDS encoding alpha-L-glutamate ligase-like protein — MFGLIKRWKALEAKGIMGINRRNADYVLKYNQRHLYPIVDDKIITKQRAIEAGIHVPEMYGIISTEKEIERLPEIIGERSDFVIKPAQGAGGDGILVIADRFEERYKTVSGRIISHEEIEHQLSSILTGLYSLGGHRDRALIEYRVTPDQIFKSISYEGVPDIRIIVLMGYPVMAMLRLPTRQSNGKANLHQGAIGVGVDLATGLTLRGTWLNNKISKHPDTTNAVDGVQLPNWDGFMKLAAGCYELCGLGYIGVDMVLDQDKGPLILELNARPGLNIQIANDCGLTLRTHAVEAHLAELEAKGVKETVEERVRFSQQLFGHVHPKEV; from the coding sequence ATGTTCGGCCTGATCAAGCGATGGAAAGCCCTGGAAGCCAAAGGCATCATGGGCATCAACCGACGCAACGCGGACTACGTGCTCAAGTACAACCAGCGGCACCTGTACCCGATCGTCGACGACAAGATCATCACCAAACAGCGCGCCATCGAGGCGGGCATCCATGTACCGGAAATGTACGGGATCATCTCCACCGAGAAGGAGATCGAACGCCTGCCGGAGATCATCGGCGAGCGCAGCGACTTCGTGATCAAGCCGGCGCAGGGCGCCGGCGGCGACGGCATCCTGGTGATCGCCGATCGCTTCGAGGAGCGCTACAAGACGGTCTCCGGGCGGATCATCAGCCATGAGGAAATCGAGCACCAGCTGTCGAGTATCCTCACCGGCCTGTACTCCCTGGGCGGCCACCGCGACCGCGCGCTGATCGAGTACCGGGTGACCCCGGACCAGATCTTCAAGAGCATCAGCTACGAAGGTGTACCGGACATCCGCATCATCGTGCTGATGGGCTACCCGGTGATGGCGATGCTGCGTCTGCCGACCCGCCAGTCCAACGGCAAGGCCAACCTGCACCAGGGCGCCATCGGCGTGGGTGTGGACCTCGCCACTGGCCTGACCCTGCGCGGCACCTGGCTGAACAACAAGATCAGCAAGCACCCGGACACCACCAACGCGGTGGACGGCGTGCAGTTGCCCAACTGGGACGGCTTCATGAAGCTCGCTGCCGGCTGCTACGAGTTGTGCGGCCTGGGCTACATCGGCGTGGACATGGTGCTGGACCAGGACAAGGGCCCGCTGATCCTCGAGCTCAACGCCCGCCCCGGCCTGAACATCCAGATCGCCAACGACTGTGGCCTGACCTTGCGCACCCATGCCGTCGAGGCGCATCTCGCCGAGCTGGAAGCCAAGGGCGTGAAGGAGACGGTGGAAGAGCGCGTGCGCTTCTCCCAGCAGCTCTTCGGTCATGTGCACCCGAAGGAAGTCTGA
- a CDS encoding ATP-dependent zinc protease family protein, translating to MRLKPTALLLFLSIFLLPGFSAAAGKTVYGLNEYARINDLDIELAAKLDTGAKTASLSARDIKRFKRDGETWVRFYLATDTADSQPIEKPLARISKIKRRHGDYDPDEGKAYTARPVIELQLCMGKALRTIEVNLTDRSAFQYPLLIGSDALKRFGALVDPSLKYAAGKPGCQPVAKPAE from the coding sequence ATGAGACTCAAGCCCACTGCCCTGCTCCTCTTCCTGAGCATCTTCCTGCTTCCCGGCTTCAGCGCAGCTGCCGGCAAGACTGTCTATGGCCTGAACGAATACGCCCGGATCAACGACCTGGACATCGAACTGGCCGCCAAGCTCGACACCGGTGCCAAGACCGCCTCCCTCAGCGCCCGCGACATCAAGCGCTTCAAGCGCGATGGCGAGACCTGGGTGCGGTTCTACCTGGCCACCGACACCGCCGACAGCCAGCCGATCGAGAAACCCCTGGCGCGCATCAGCAAGATCAAGCGCCGCCACGGCGACTACGACCCTGACGAAGGCAAGGCCTATACCGCGCGTCCGGTCATCGAGCTTCAGCTGTGCATGGGCAAGGCCCTGCGCACCATCGAAGTGAACCTTACCGACCGCAGCGCCTTCCAATACCCGCTTCTGATCGGCTCCGACGCGCTCAAGCGCTTCGGTGCCCTGGTCGACCCGAGCCTGAAATACGCTGCCGGCAAGCCCGGCTGCCAACCCGTAGCGAAACCTGCCGAGTAA
- a CDS encoding DUF2950 domain-containing protein, whose translation MPIASRLLALALLAALPASLLAQDSFPTPDAAADAFIAALGTEKADPERLAALLGKDWQSYIPTAGIDRDEVDAFLAHYKDKHQIEKDNPHLAHLVVGNDPWTLPLPIVHDKNGWAFNAKAGGEEIRIRRIGRNEESTLEAVQAYHDAQMDYAEVDRNGDGVLEYAQQFVSSDGHHDGLYWPEEDGGEESPLGPLFGDDMPGDGWHGYHYRILTAQGPSPGGAYDYKIGGRMTRGFALIAWPVKYGDSGVMSFMISHDGEIFSKNLGPESDKIAKKMSRFDPDSSWTEVTAEEEKP comes from the coding sequence ATGCCCATCGCATCGCGCCTGCTGGCGCTCGCCCTCCTCGCCGCCCTGCCTGCCAGCCTGCTGGCCCAGGACAGCTTCCCCACCCCCGACGCGGCCGCCGACGCCTTCATCGCCGCGCTCGGCACCGAAAAAGCCGACCCCGAACGCCTGGCCGCCCTGCTGGGCAAGGACTGGCAGAGCTATATACCGACCGCCGGCATCGACCGGGATGAGGTGGACGCCTTCCTCGCCCACTACAAGGACAAGCACCAGATCGAGAAGGACAACCCGCACCTCGCCCATCTGGTCGTCGGCAACGATCCCTGGACCCTGCCCCTGCCGATCGTCCACGACAAGAACGGCTGGGCTTTCAACGCCAAGGCCGGCGGCGAGGAAATCCGCATTCGCCGCATCGGCCGCAACGAGGAGTCGACCCTGGAGGCCGTGCAGGCGTACCACGATGCGCAGATGGACTACGCCGAGGTTGACCGCAACGGCGATGGCGTCCTGGAGTACGCGCAGCAGTTCGTCAGTAGCGACGGGCACCATGACGGTCTGTACTGGCCGGAGGAAGACGGCGGCGAGGAAAGCCCGCTCGGCCCATTGTTCGGCGACGACATGCCGGGCGACGGCTGGCATGGCTACCACTACCGCATCCTCACCGCCCAGGGCCCCTCCCCCGGTGGCGCCTACGACTACAAGATCGGCGGCAGGATGACCCGCGGCTTTGCCCTGATCGCCTGGCCGGTGAAGTACGGCGACAGCGGCGTGATGAGCTTCATGATCAGCCACGATGGCGAGATCTTCTCCAAGAACCTCGGCCCGGAGAGCGACAAGATTGCCAAGAAGATGAGCCGCTTCGACCCGGACAGTAGCTGGACCGAGGTCACCGCCGAGGAGGAAAAGCCCTGA
- a CDS encoding DUF3300 domain-containing protein: MRFGRQARRQDRHGRHATRQPARRDSASPASAPCPPPAAAPAAPAAAPSQAVFSVEELDQMLAPLALYPDSLLAQVLMATTYPGNVADAAAWSKANPKAVGDDAVKQVANQPWDPSVQSLVAFPLVLATLGQDPAWVQRVGDAFLAQPDAVMDSIQRLRRQAQAAGNLQSNEQQTVTIKPAAQPAPAQPASGGDTVVVQQPAAAQTIIIEPTDPQVVYVPSYNPTQVYGSWPYPASPPVYYPPPPEYPVATALATGLAFGAGVAIVGSLWGDCDWDDHDIDVDVEHYNNFNSNRNVNRNVNRDFTGNVNGNRAKWQHNPTYRNGVPYRDSASREQYNRRLAGGEQRDALRGFDSARTQERAKARESLSQRGIAPPAANNAQARERAQAATRDLRDNPQAQQRLQQGNRDNAQARERAQAATRELNRTPENRQRAQNQVQNRSNQAQQRPRTQNNQQIREQARQQHARTQAPRNNAFAGANNPRQSREVANRGQASRAAASRPQAARAGHTVQRPARAPSGGGRRR, translated from the coding sequence TTGCGATTCGGGCGACAAGCCCGTCGCCAAGACCGCCACGGCCGCCACGCCACCCGCCAGCCCGCCCGCCGCGACAGCGCCTCCCCCGCCAGCGCCCCCTGCCCGCCTCCAGCCGCCGCCCCGGCCGCGCCCGCTGCCGCGCCCTCGCAGGCGGTGTTCAGCGTCGAGGAACTGGACCAGATGCTCGCGCCGCTGGCGCTGTATCCCGACTCGCTGCTGGCCCAGGTGCTGATGGCCACCACCTACCCCGGTAACGTGGCCGACGCCGCAGCCTGGTCGAAGGCCAATCCCAAGGCGGTAGGCGATGACGCGGTGAAACAGGTCGCCAACCAACCCTGGGACCCCAGCGTCCAGTCGCTGGTCGCCTTCCCCCTGGTGCTCGCCACGCTGGGGCAGGACCCGGCCTGGGTGCAACGCGTCGGCGATGCCTTCCTCGCCCAGCCCGATGCGGTGATGGATTCCATCCAGCGCCTGCGTCGCCAGGCCCAGGCCGCCGGCAACCTGCAGTCGAACGAGCAGCAGACCGTGACCATCAAGCCGGCCGCCCAGCCGGCACCGGCGCAGCCTGCTTCCGGTGGAGACACCGTAGTAGTGCAGCAACCGGCAGCGGCGCAGACGATCATCATCGAGCCCACCGATCCGCAGGTGGTCTATGTGCCCAGCTACAACCCCACGCAGGTCTACGGCTCCTGGCCCTACCCCGCCAGCCCGCCGGTGTATTACCCGCCGCCGCCCGAATACCCGGTCGCCACGGCGCTGGCCACCGGCCTGGCGTTCGGCGCGGGCGTCGCCATCGTCGGTTCGCTCTGGGGCGATTGTGATTGGGACGACCATGACATCGACGTCGACGTCGAGCATTACAACAACTTCAACAGCAACCGGAACGTGAACCGGAATGTGAATCGAGATTTCACCGGCAACGTCAATGGCAACCGGGCGAAGTGGCAGCACAACCCGACCTACCGCAATGGCGTGCCCTACCGCGACTCGGCCAGCCGCGAGCAGTACAACCGCCGGCTGGCCGGGGGCGAGCAGCGCGATGCGCTGCGCGGGTTCGACTCGGCCCGCACCCAGGAGCGCGCGAAAGCCAGGGAGAGCCTGAGCCAACGCGGCATCGCCCCACCGGCGGCGAACAATGCCCAGGCCCGCGAGCGCGCCCAGGCGGCAACCCGCGACCTGCGGGACAACCCGCAAGCCCAGCAGCGTCTGCAGCAAGGCAACCGCGACAACGCCCAGGCCCGTGAGCGGGCGCAGGCTGCCACCCGCGAGTTGAACCGTACCCCGGAGAACCGCCAGCGTGCGCAGAACCAGGTGCAGAACCGCAGCAACCAGGCACAGCAACGGCCGCGGACGCAGAACAACCAGCAGATCCGCGAACAGGCGCGCCAGCAGCATGCCCGCACCCAGGCCCCACGTAACAATGCCTTCGCCGGCGCCAACAACCCCAGACAGTCCCGCGAAGTTGCCAACCGCGGCCAAGCCAGTCGCGCCGCCGCCAGCCGCCCGCAGGCCGCCCGCGCCGGTCACACCGTCCAACGTCCTGCCCGCGCGCCCTCCGGCGGCGGCCGGCGCCGCTAG
- the ppsR gene encoding posphoenolpyruvate synthetase regulatory kinase/phosphorylase PpsR has product MKRTAFFISDGTGITAETLGQSLLAQFENINFTKLTRPYIDTEEKARVMVQQINRAAEADGARPIIFDTIVNREIRSVLAQSNGFMIDIFSTFLSPLEQELSSDSSYSVGKSHSIGHNPHYMERIDAVNFALDNDDGARTHYYDKADLILVGVSRCGKTPTCLYMALQYGIRAANYPLTEEDMERLQLPNALKPYKHKLFGLTIDPDRLTAIRHERKPNSRYASFAQCEFEVREVENLFRRENIAYINSTHFSVEEISAKILVEKGVERRLK; this is encoded by the coding sequence ATGAAACGAACTGCATTCTTCATCTCCGACGGCACCGGCATCACTGCCGAAACCCTCGGCCAGAGCCTTCTGGCGCAGTTCGAGAACATCAACTTCACCAAACTGACACGACCTTACATCGATACCGAAGAAAAGGCGCGCGTCATGGTACAGCAAATCAACCGGGCTGCGGAGGCGGACGGGGCAAGACCGATCATCTTCGACACCATCGTCAATCGTGAGATCCGCTCGGTCCTGGCGCAATCCAACGGTTTCATGATTGACATCTTCTCGACCTTTTTGTCCCCGCTCGAGCAGGAATTATCCTCAGACTCGTCGTATTCCGTCGGAAAATCCCACAGCATCGGCCATAACCCGCACTACATGGAGCGGATCGATGCGGTGAACTTCGCCCTCGACAACGACGACGGCGCCCGCACCCACTACTACGACAAGGCCGACCTGATCCTGGTCGGCGTCTCGCGCTGCGGCAAGACGCCCACCTGCCTCTATATGGCCCTGCAATACGGCATCCGCGCGGCGAACTACCCGCTGACCGAAGAAGACATGGAGCGCCTGCAACTGCCCAACGCGCTCAAGCCCTACAAGCACAAGCTGTTCGGCCTGACCATCGACCCGGACCGGCTCACCGCCATTCGCCACGAGCGCAAGCCCAACAGCCGCTACGCCAGCTTCGCCCAGTGCGAGTTCGAGGTTCGCGAGGTGGAGAATCTGTTCCGCCGCGAGAACATCGCCTACATCAACTCGACGCATTTCTCGGTGGAGGAGATCTCCGCCAAGATCCTCGTCGAGAAAGGCGTCGAGCGCCGGCTAAAGTAA
- the ppsA gene encoding phosphoenolpyruvate synthase, producing MVEYVVSLDKLGVHDVEHVGGKNASLGEMISNLAGAGVSVPGGFATTAQAYRDFLDQSGLNDRIHAALDALDVDDVNALAKTGAQIRQWVMDAEFPERLDAEIRKAFAEMAGSNDNMAVAVRSSATAEDLPDASFAGQQETFLNIRGVDNVIRAAKEVFASLFNDRAIAYRVHQGFDHKLVALSAGVQRMVRSETGTAGVMFTLDTESGFRDVVFITGAYGLGETVVQGAVNPDEFYVHKPTLEAGRPAILRRNLGSKAIKMIYGDEAKAGKSVKVVDVEKADRARFALSDAEVTELAKQALIIEKHYERPMDIEWAKDGDDGKLYIVQARPETVKSRSSANVMERYLLKEKGKVLVEGRAIGQRIGAGPVKVIHDVSEMDKVQPGDVLVSDMTDPDWEPVMKRASAIVTNRGGRTCHAAIIARELGIPAVVGCGNATAALKDGQRVTVSCAEGDTGLIYEGELGFDVRQNSVDAMPDLPFKIMMNVGNPDRAFDFAQLPNEGVGLARLEFIINRMIGVHPKALLNFASLPADIKESVEKRIAGYDDPVGFYVEKLVEGVSTLAAAFWPKKVIVRLSDFKSNEYANLIGGKLYEPEEENPMLGFRGASRYISESFRDCFELECRAMKKVRNEMGLTNVELMVPFVRTLGEASQVVDLLATNGLKRGENGLRVIMMCELPSNALLADEFLEFFDGFSIGSNDLTQLTLGLDRDSGIVAHLFDERNPAVKKLLSNAIQACNRAGKYIGICGQGPSDHPDLAKWLMEQGIESVSLNPDSVLDTWFFLAEGQS from the coding sequence TTGGTAGAGTACGTAGTTTCCCTCGATAAGCTCGGCGTCCACGATGTCGAACATGTGGGGGGCAAGAACGCATCCCTGGGCGAAATGATCAGCAACCTCGCCGGTGCCGGCGTTTCCGTACCGGGTGGCTTCGCCACTACCGCCCAGGCCTACCGTGACTTCCTCGACCAGAGCGGCCTGAACGATCGCATCCACGCGGCCCTCGACGCCCTGGACGTGGACGACGTCAACGCCCTGGCCAAGACCGGCGCGCAGATCCGCCAGTGGGTGATGGACGCCGAGTTCCCCGAGCGTCTGGATGCCGAGATTCGCAAGGCTTTCGCCGAGATGGCCGGCAGCAACGACAACATGGCCGTGGCCGTGCGTTCCTCCGCCACCGCCGAAGACCTGCCGGACGCTTCCTTCGCCGGCCAGCAGGAGACCTTCCTGAACATCCGCGGCGTGGACAACGTGATCCGCGCGGCCAAGGAAGTCTTCGCCTCCCTCTTCAACGACCGTGCCATTGCCTACCGCGTACACCAGGGCTTCGACCACAAGCTGGTCGCCCTGTCCGCCGGCGTGCAGCGCATGGTTCGCTCGGAAACCGGCACCGCCGGCGTGATGTTCACCCTGGACACCGAATCCGGTTTCCGTGACGTGGTGTTCATCACCGGTGCCTACGGCCTCGGCGAGACCGTGGTGCAGGGCGCGGTGAACCCCGACGAGTTCTACGTCCACAAGCCGACCCTGGAAGCCGGCCGCCCGGCCATCCTGCGTCGCAACCTGGGCAGCAAGGCGATCAAGATGATCTACGGCGACGAAGCCAAGGCCGGCAAATCGGTCAAGGTGGTCGACGTGGAGAAGGCCGACCGCGCCCGCTTCGCGCTGTCCGACGCCGAAGTGACCGAGCTGGCCAAGCAGGCCCTGATCATCGAGAAGCACTACGAGCGTCCGATGGACATCGAGTGGGCCAAGGACGGTGACGACGGCAAGCTGTACATCGTGCAGGCCCGTCCGGAAACCGTTAAGAGCCGTTCCAGCGCCAACGTGATGGAACGCTACCTGCTCAAGGAAAAAGGCAAGGTCCTGGTCGAAGGCCGCGCCATCGGCCAGCGCATCGGCGCCGGCCCGGTGAAGGTGATCCACGACGTTTCCGAGATGGACAAGGTCCAGCCGGGCGACGTGCTGGTCTCCGACATGACCGACCCGGACTGGGAACCCGTGATGAAGCGCGCCAGCGCCATCGTCACCAACCGTGGCGGCCGTACCTGCCACGCCGCGATCATCGCCCGTGAACTGGGCATCCCGGCAGTCGTCGGCTGTGGCAACGCCACCGCGGCGCTGAAGGATGGCCAGCGCGTGACCGTATCCTGCGCCGAAGGCGATACCGGCCTGATCTACGAAGGTGAACTGGGCTTCGACGTCCGCCAGAACTCGGTCGACGCCATGCCCGACCTGCCGTTCAAGATCATGATGAACGTCGGCAACCCGGATCGTGCCTTCGATTTCGCCCAGCTGCCGAACGAAGGTGTGGGTCTTGCCCGCCTGGAATTCATCATCAACCGCATGATCGGCGTGCATCCCAAGGCGCTGCTGAACTTCGCCAGCCTGCCGGCGGACATCAAGGAAAGCGTCGAGAAGCGCATCGCCGGCTACGACGATCCGGTCGGCTTCTATGTCGAGAAGCTGGTCGAGGGCGTCAGCACCCTGGCCGCGGCTTTCTGGCCGAAGAAGGTCATCGTGCGTCTGTCGGACTTCAAGTCCAACGAATACGCCAACCTCATCGGTGGCAAGCTCTACGAGCCGGAAGAAGAGAACCCGATGCTCGGCTTCCGTGGCGCCTCGCGCTACATCAGCGAATCCTTCCGCGACTGCTTCGAGCTCGAATGCCGCGCGATGAAGAAGGTCCGCAACGAGATGGGCCTGACCAACGTCGAGCTGATGGTGCCGTTCGTCCGTACCCTCGGTGAAGCCTCCCAGGTCGTCGACCTGCTGGCCACCAACGGCCTCAAGCGTGGCGAGAACGGCCTGCGCGTCATCATGATGTGCGAGCTGCCGTCCAACGCCCTGCTGGCCGACGAGTTCCTCGAGTTCTTCGACGGCTTCTCCATCGGCTCCAACGACCTGACCCAGCTGACCCTGGGCCTGGACCGTGACTCGGGCATCGTCGCGCACCTGTTCGACGAACGTAACCCGGCGGTGAAGAAGCTGCTGTCCAATGCCATCCAGGCGTGCAACCGCGCCGGCAAGTACATCGGCATCTGCGGCCAGGGCCCGTCGGACCACCCGGACCTCGCCAAGTGGCTGATGGAGCAGGGCATCGAGAGCGTGTCGCTGAACCCTGACTCGGTCCTCGATACCTGGTTCTTCCTCGCCGAAGGCCAGTCCTGA
- a CDS encoding alpha/beta fold hydrolase, with product MQSSSQLFPVALVSAELRGDLTEDVYRLKPNNSPDSSVELAITRLGCPEGRRGVPVILLHGSFSNRRFWFSPKGIGLGAYLARAGFDVWIAEMRGHGLSPRNADYDRNRVADYARFDLPAIANFVVEQSGQAPHWVGHSLGGVTLAAALGGGYLDEQQAASAALCGSQISRTYWPLKLPPVAWGGRLLLKRMGGLSGSRLKRGPEDEPLGLALEALHWYSLFGRFGEKDNDWWGGLQKVSLPVLAIGSDGDIQDPAWACRKLLEQFGSEIRQFLHLGRRQGFSEDFGHVEMLISKGAQREVWPLLQYWLEHSGLPEGQGALAQA from the coding sequence ATGCAAAGCAGCAGTCAACTCTTCCCCGTCGCGCTAGTCAGCGCGGAATTGCGCGGCGACCTCACCGAGGACGTCTACCGCCTCAAGCCGAACAACAGCCCGGACTCCAGCGTCGAGCTGGCGATCACCCGTCTCGGTTGCCCCGAAGGGCGGCGTGGCGTGCCGGTGATCCTGTTGCACGGCAGCTTCTCCAACCGCCGCTTCTGGTTCTCGCCCAAGGGTATTGGCCTGGGTGCGTATCTGGCGCGTGCCGGCTTCGATGTCTGGATCGCCGAGATGCGCGGGCATGGCCTGTCGCCCCGTAACGCTGACTACGATCGCAATCGTGTCGCCGACTACGCACGTTTCGACCTGCCGGCCATTGCCAATTTCGTGGTCGAGCAGAGCGGCCAGGCGCCGCATTGGGTCGGGCACTCCCTGGGGGGCGTCACCCTGGCTGCCGCGCTGGGCGGCGGCTACCTGGATGAGCAGCAGGCCGCCAGCGCGGCGCTGTGCGGCAGCCAGATCAGCCGTACCTACTGGCCGCTGAAGCTACCGCCCGTGGCCTGGGGCGGGCGCTTGCTGCTCAAGCGCATGGGCGGGCTGTCCGGTTCGCGGCTCAAGCGCGGTCCGGAGGACGAGCCGTTGGGGCTCGCCCTCGAGGCCCTGCACTGGTACAGCCTGTTCGGCCGCTTCGGCGAGAAGGACAACGACTGGTGGGGCGGTTTGCAGAAGGTTTCCCTGCCGGTGCTGGCCATCGGCTCCGATGGCGATATCCAGGACCCGGCCTGGGCCTGTCGCAAGTTGCTGGAGCAGTTCGGCTCCGAGATCCGGCAGTTCCTGCACCTGGGGCGGCGCCAGGGCTTCTCGGAAGATTTTGGCCACGTCGAGATGCTGATCAGCAAGGGCGCGCAGCGTGAGGTCTGGCCGCTGCTGCAATACTGGCTGGAGCACAGCGGCTTGCCGGAAGGACAGGGCGCTCTGGCGCAGGCTTGA
- the rraA gene encoding ribonuclease E activity regulator RraA — protein sequence MHYVTPDLCDAYPELVQVVEPMFSNFGGRDSFGGEIVTIKCFEDNSLVKEQVEKDGKGKVLVVDGGGSLRRALLGDMLAEKAAKSGWEGIVVYGCIRDVDVIAQTDLGVQALASHPMKTDKRGIGDLNVAVTFGGITFRPGEFVYADNNGIIVSPKALKMPE from the coding sequence ATGCATTACGTCACCCCCGATCTGTGCGATGCCTACCCGGAGCTGGTCCAGGTCGTCGAGCCGATGTTCAGCAACTTCGGCGGACGGGACTCCTTCGGTGGTGAGATCGTCACCATCAAGTGCTTCGAGGACAACTCGCTGGTCAAGGAGCAGGTCGAGAAGGATGGCAAGGGCAAGGTGCTGGTGGTCGACGGCGGCGGCTCGCTGCGCCGTGCACTGCTGGGTGACATGCTGGCCGAGAAGGCCGCCAAGAGCGGCTGGGAAGGCATCGTGGTGTACGGCTGCATCCGTGACGTCGACGTGATCGCGCAGACCGATCTGGGCGTGCAGGCGCTGGCCAGCCACCCGATGAAGACCGACAAGCGCGGTATCGGCGACCTCAACGTGGCCGTGACCTTCGGCGGCATCACCTTCCGCCCGGGCGAGTTCGTCTATGCCGACAACAACGGCATCATCGTCTCGCCTAAAGCGTTGAAAATGCCGGAATAA